Part of the Oerskovia paurometabola genome is shown below.
CGCCGACGAGTCCGCGCGGCACTTGCCGACGCCGACGCAGCGGTGCACGGCCTGGGTCATGTCACCGTGGTCGTGGCCGAACGAGAAGCCGCCCTTGGTCGGCAGCACGGGCAGCGCCTTGGGCCGGCGCAGGTCTGCGTCGACCGCGTTGGGTCGCACGATCACCCCGGGGTTGAGGACGTCCTGCGGGTCGAACAGCGCCTTGACCTGCTCGAACAGCGAGATGGCCTCGGGCGAGTACATGACGGGCAGCAGCTCCGAGCGTGCGCGGCCGTCGCCGTGCTCACCGGACAGCGAGCCGCCGTACTTGGCCACGAGCTCGGCGGCCTCGGTCATGAAGGTCCGCAGCACCGAGCCCGACGTCTCGAGCGGGATGTCGATGCGCAGGTGCACGCACCCGTCGCCGAAGTGCCCGTACGGCAGGCCGTCGACGCCGTAGCGCGCCATGAGCGCGTCGAGGTCGCGCAGGTAGGCGCCCAGCTTCTCGGGCGGGACGGCGGAGTCCTCCCAGCCCGGCCACGCCTGCTCCCCCGCCGGCGTGCGCCCGGCCAGCCCGGCGCCGTCGGCCCGGATCTGCCACATGGCCGTGGCGTCAGGACCTGCGGGCAGGATGCGTGTGGACGTCGACGCGGAGGCCGCGACGATCGCCTCGGCGTTCGCGTACGCCTCCTCGGGAGTCGCTCCCCCGACCTCGACCATCATCCAGCCACCGCCCGGCGGCAGCTCGGGGACCGAGCCCGCACCCTTGGCGCGGCGCACCACGTCGACGAGGCGGGCGTCGAGGCCCTCGACCGCGAGCGGGCTCAGCGAGAGGAGGGCGGGGACGTCGTCGGCCGCGGTGGGCATGTCCTCGTAGGCGAGGACGACGAGCGTGGGCGCGCTCGGCATCGGGACCAGGGCGACCGTGGCCTCGAGGATCGTGACGAGGGTGCCCTCGGAGCCCACGAGGAACTTCGCGAGGTCCGAGCCGTTCTCCGGCAGCAGGTGCTCGACCGAGTACCCGGAGACCTGCCGCCCGAACCGCCCGAACTCGGTGCGGATGAGCGCCAGGTTGTCCTTGACGAGCTGCGCGAGGCCGGGGACCGCCGCGAACGTCGGGTCGCCCTTGCCCGCGGTGAATCGCCGGCCCGTGCCGTCGACCACGTCGAGCTCGACCACGTTGTCCGCGGTGCGCCCGTAGGCGACCGCGTGCGGACCGCACGCGTTGTTGCCGATCATGCCGCCGAGCGTCGCGCGGTTCTGCGTCGAGGGGTCGGGGCCGAAGCGCAGGCCGTGCGAGGCCGCGGCCTTCTGCAGCGTCGACATGACGACACCCGGCTCGATGCGGGCCGTGCGCGCCGCCGGGTCGACCGACAGGACCCGGTTGACGTGCCGCGAGAAGTCGATCACGACGCCCGGGCCGATCGAGTTGCCCGCGACCGACGTGCCCGCGCCGCGCGCCGTGAGCGGCACGCCGAGCTCGCGCGTCACCTCGAGCGTCGCCACGACGTCCTCGGTCGAGACCGGGAAGACCACCATCTCGGGGACGACGCGATAGTTCGACGCGTCGGTCGAGTACTCGGCCCGGCGACGCGTCGAGGAGTCGACGATGCCGCGCGTCGTGGTGCGCAGCGCGGCCGCGACGGCCTCGCGCGCCGCGTCCGCGGCACGCTCGGCCTCGCTGAGGGCCGCGGACCGCGTGGCCTCCTCGGCGGCGGCCGCCTTCGCGGCGTGCTGGGCGTCCGCCTCCGTGCGCTCGGGCGGGACGGGGGCTCCTGCGGCGTCGAGTTCAGCAGTCACGTCGGCGATTCTCCCACCACTCCCCGGGGCCGCGGACGCGCGTCCGGGGAGTGTCCCGGATCGGGGGTTGCGCGGGGGACGGGTCGGCACCGTGCCCGACGGCGGCGCGCGGTTCACTGCCCGGCGCCGGGCGGCGGAGCGGACGGAAGGTCCCCGGACCCACCCTCGCCACGTGCGGGCCAGCACTCGGTGGTGCGCTGTGCCGGGTGCGCGGTGCACATGTGCGCCGTGCTGGGCTGCACCGTGCCAGGGGTGACCCTGTACGAGCCTGCCCACCGGCTCCTGGAGTTGCCCTGCCCGGGCCGGGTCGTGCTCGCTCCCGCTCGTGGCTACCGACTTCCGTCCGCTCCGGTCGCAACGGTACTGCGGGTCGGCCCGCGCACCGAGCCCGAGGGCGGAGCACGGGCGACCGGCGGGACCTAGCGCCTCGTCTCGTACCTGGTCTGGAGCACACCGCCGGGGAACGTCCGGGTCTCCACCAGGTCCAGCTTCACCCAGGTGTCCAGGGACGGGAAGAACGGCGTGCCGCCGCCCACCAGGACCGGGTGGGTGACGATCACGTACTCGTCGATCAGCCCGGCCCGCATCACCGACGCGGCGAGGGCGGCGCCGCCGACGTCCAGCGGGCCGTCGTCCTCGGCCTTGAGCCGGGCGATCTCGGCGACGGCGTCGCCGGTGACCAGGCGGGCGTTCCAGTCGACCGCGCTGATCGTCGAGGAGAACACCACCTTCGGCATGTCCCGCCAGCGGCGGGCGAACTCGGCGTGCGCCGGTGTGACGCCGGGCTCTTGGTCGGCGGTCGACCAGTGGGGGCTCATCGCCTCCCACAGGCCGCGCCCGTACAACGCCGTGCCCGTCGCCCCCACCCGGTCGGACCACCACTGGAACAGCTCGTCGCTCGGCACGCTCCAGCCGAGGTCGTCGCCGGGCGCGGCGACGTATCCGTCCAGGCTCATGCTCATGGCAAACGTCAGCTTCCCCATGGTGTCGTCCTCCCGGCTGCCGGTGTTCGGTGTACTACAGACGGCCGCAGTGGCGCGAAGTCATCGACGAGGACCTGTGCGACCCCGCGCGCGGGGCCTCAGCCCACGCCGTCACCCTCGACGTCAGCCGTCCAGTTGACCTGCTGGATGCGGGTGTCGAGCTCACGCAGCGCACGCGCCAGGTCGTCGGCCTCGGCCCGCGTCGCGGGCACGTCCACACCCGACACGTACCGCAGCTCGGTGCGCGTGAAACGGTCCTGGGAGGCCGATGCGGCGTCGGCGAGGTCGCTCCGCAGACGGTGCCGCAGGCGCAGCACGTCGCGACGCGCGAGCGCGGCCGTCATGGTCAGGCCAGGCTCGACCTCGGTCGCGAGGTTCGCCGCGTTGATGCGCCCGATCAAGGACTCGAGCTGCGCCGCGGTGCGCTCGTGCTCGGCGAGCAGCGCGACCGGGTCCTCGGCCGGGAGGTCGCCCTCCTGGTGGCGGGCGTTCGCGATCGCCCTGCTCGCCAGCTGGGCGAGCCGGCGCTGGAGGTCGGCGCGCTGCGCGAGGGCCTCGGCGAGCTTCATCGTTGATCGACTCCTGGTGCTGGGACGGGACGGACTTCCGGTCCGAACCTATCTCGGTCCGACGAACCCGTCGCAGGATCGCCGCACCTGCCTAGAGCACCAGCTCCGGCTGCAGCCTCGTCGGGCTCCACACCCGCTGCCGGTACGCGGCGAACGTCGTGGCCGCGAGCGCGACCGCGAGGACCACGAGGAGCACCCCCACGTCCCGCGCGACGGTCGCGAGGTCCCCGCCGTAGAGGAGCTGCCGGAGCCCCTCGACCGTGTAGGACATGGGCAGGAAGCGGTGCAGCGCGCGCAACGGCTCGGGGATCGTCTGCCACGGGAACGTCCCGCCCGCGGTCACGAGCTGGACGAGCATGAGCACGAGCCCCAGGAACTGCCCCACCGCCCCGAGGTACACGTTGAGCGCCTGGAGGATCGCGACGAACGTCGCCGACGCGAGCACGAGCAGGACCGCGGTCCCCACGGCGTACACGGGGTCGATGTCGAGCGCGAACTTCACGACCGTGAACATGAGCGCGACCTGGGCCACGCCGATCACGGCCGGCGGGAGCCAGCCGCCGAGCGCGGTCTGCCACGCGGGTCGCCCTGCCGCGAGCGACCGGTTCGACAGGGGCCGCACGAGCAGGAACAGCACGTACGCGCCGATCCACGCCGCGAGCGACATGAAGAACGGCGCGAGCCCGGCCCCGTACGTGCCCGCGTTCGCGATCGTGTCCTTCTTCACCGCGACCGGGTTGCCGAGCGTCTTCGCCGTCTCCTCCTGCGTCTGCTCGTCGACGTCGGGGATGCGCCCCAGTCCCGCCGCGAGGCCGTCGTAGAGCTCGGTCGTGCCGGACTGGAGCTGGGCCGTCCCGTCGCGCAGGGTCACGCTCGACGACGCGAGCTCGGCTGCGCCGTCGGACACCTGCGCCGTGCCCGAGGCGAGCGCGCCCGCGCCGCTCGCGAGCGTGCCCGCCCCGTCCTCGAGCTCTGCCGCGCCCGACGCGAGCCGGTCCCCGCCCGACGCCGCGGTCGCGATGCCCTGCGTGAGGGCGGGTGTGGCTCCCGCGAGCGTCGCCGCCCCGGCCGCGACCTGCGCCGAGCCCGCGCTGAGCTCGCCCAGCTTCCCGGCGGCCCCCTCGACGGTGGCGGCGGCGTCCTCGACCGCGGGCGTGATGTCGGTGATGGCCTGGCTGACGACGGGCTGGATCTGGTCGGCCTGGGCCTGCGTGAGCGTCCCGTCCGCGACGAGCTGGTCGAGCAGCGCCTGGACGTCGGCGTCGGCGTTCGCGAGCTGCCCGACGACGTCTCTCGCCGCCGTTGCCGCCTGCTGCCCGTAGCCCGCGACCTGGGCGTTGCCGTCCGCGACCTGCTGCGCACCGTCGGCCAGCTCCTGGGTCTGCGCCGGGAGGTTCGCAGTCCTGCTGCGCAGCGTGTCGAGGCCGTCCGACAGGGTGCCCGCGCCCGAGGCGAGCGTGCCGCTCGCGGTCGACAGCTCGTCGGCCCCGTCGGCGAGGCGGGCCGCACCGCTCGCGGCCTCGCTCGCCCCCGCCGCGAGCCGGGCCGTGCCGTCCACGA
Proteins encoded:
- a CDS encoding dihydrofolate reductase family protein, producing the protein MGKLTFAMSMSLDGYVAAPGDDLGWSVPSDELFQWWSDRVGATGTALYGRGLWEAMSPHWSTADQEPGVTPAHAEFARRWRDMPKVVFSSTISAVDWNARLVTGDAVAEIARLKAEDDGPLDVGGAALAASVMRAGLIDEYVIVTHPVLVGGGTPFFPSLDTWVKLDLVETRTFPGGVLQTRYETRR
- a CDS encoding FAD-binding and (Fe-S)-binding domain-containing protein, whose product is MRTTTRGIVDSSTRRRAEYSTDASNYRVVPEMVVFPVSTEDVVATLEVTRELGVPLTARGAGTSVAGNSIGPGVVIDFSRHVNRVLSVDPAARTARIEPGVVMSTLQKAAASHGLRFGPDPSTQNRATLGGMIGNNACGPHAVAYGRTADNVVELDVVDGTGRRFTAGKGDPTFAAVPGLAQLVKDNLALIRTEFGRFGRQVSGYSVEHLLPENGSDLAKFLVGSEGTLVTILEATVALVPMPSAPTLVVLAYEDMPTAADDVPALLSLSPLAVEGLDARLVDVVRRAKGAGSVPELPPGGGWMMVEVGGATPEEAYANAEAIVAASASTSTRILPAGPDATAMWQIRADGAGLAGRTPAGEQAWPGWEDSAVPPEKLGAYLRDLDALMARYGVDGLPYGHFGDGCVHLRIDIPLETSGSVLRTFMTEAAELVAKYGGSLSGEHGDGRARSELLPVMYSPEAISLFEQVKALFDPQDVLNPGVIVRPNAVDADLRRPKALPVLPTKGGFSFGHDHGDMTQAVHRCVGVGKCRADSSASGGFMCPSYQATKDEKDVTRGRARVLQDAINGTLVGGLTSPEVRDSLDLCLSCKACSADCPAGVDMAQYKAEVLHRTYQGKLRPMNHYALGWLPRWSRLAGMMPRFINTVLGIRPLAKLVLSLGGMDPRREVPKFAEVPFRTWWKRGGATNGVPGLAVGQTPGRPKAGKRPQVVLWTDSFSDALAPSVPQSAVTVLDAAGYDVIVPDQQACCGLTWISTGQLDGARKRLENLLQVLGPFAVNGIPIVGLEPSCTAVLRSDLLDLFPDDPRAKAVAGATHTVAELLTRPETRPAPETWQVPDLSDVTAVVQPHCHQHSVMGFAADEKLLRGAGATIDTLAGCCGLAGNFGMEKGHYDVSVAVAENALLPALRKAGPNDIFLADGFSCRTQADQLGGVQGKALVELLAERL
- a CDS encoding DIP1984 family protein codes for the protein MKLAEALAQRADLQRRLAQLASRAIANARHQEGDLPAEDPVALLAEHERTAAQLESLIGRINAANLATEVEPGLTMTAALARRDVLRLRHRLRSDLADAASASQDRFTRTELRYVSGVDVPATRAEADDLARALRELDTRIQQVNWTADVEGDGVG
- a CDS encoding YhgE/Pip domain-containing protein — its product is MTAIRLGISELRRISAGTLPKLAILAMIVIPTLYSGLYLFANENPYDKLAEVPAALVVQDRGTTVEDAVDGTSTEKNFGDEVAKQLVDGDGGFGWVETTQADAEAGVRSGRFDAALVIGPTFSEDLASSGRFEPQQASLVLITNDANNYLAATIADTIVGKVRDAIAEQVGTEAADTFLKGFASIHTNLASGVEGAQKLVDGATQLSDGTGQLVDGTARLAAGASEAASGAARLADGADELSTASGTLASGAGTLSDGLDTLRSRTANLPAQTQELADGAQQVADGNAQVAGYGQQAATAARDVVGQLANADADVQALLDQLVADGTLTQAQADQIQPVVSQAITDITPAVEDAAATVEGAAGKLGELSAGSAQVAAGAATLAGATPALTQGIATAASGGDRLASGAAELEDGAGTLASGAGALASGTAQVSDGAAELASSSVTLRDGTAQLQSGTTELYDGLAAGLGRIPDVDEQTQEETAKTLGNPVAVKKDTIANAGTYGAGLAPFFMSLAAWIGAYVLFLLVRPLSNRSLAAGRPAWQTALGGWLPPAVIGVAQVALMFTVVKFALDIDPVYAVGTAVLLVLASATFVAILQALNVYLGAVGQFLGLVLMLVQLVTAGGTFPWQTIPEPLRALHRFLPMSYTVEGLRQLLYGGDLATVARDVGVLLVVLAVALAATTFAAYRQRVWSPTRLQPELVL